The sequence GGGGACACTCAACCCAAAACGCCCGCCACCGGGGCCCGAACGGGCGGCTTACCCTCCCCAACCGAAGAGCACCTGGCCGAGCAGAAGGCCGTTCAGGGTGACGACCAGTGCCGTCACGGCGGCCGCCAGCACCGTCGTCCCCCGCCGGTTGACCAGGAGTCCCATCAGGTCGCGCCGCGCCGTGAACCACACGAGGGGGAGGAGGGCGAAGGGAAGGCCGAAACTGAGGACGACCTGGCTGAGGACGAGGGTCCGGGTCGGCTCAAGGCCGATCGCGATGACCACGAGCGCGGGCAGCATCGTCACCAGCCGGCGCAGCCAGAGCGGGATCCGCCGGTGGAGGAACCCCTGCATGATGACCTGCCCAGCCATGGTGCCGACCGCGGAGGAGGAGAGCCCCGAGGCCAGGAGGGAGACGGCGAACACCCAACTCGACGCGGCGCCCAGGAGCGGGGTGAGGGTCCGGTGGGCTTCCTCGATGGTCCCGACGTCGGTGAGCCCCCGGGCGAAGAAGGTCGAGGCGGCCATGACCAGCATGGCCCCGTTGACGAGGCCGGCGACGCCCAGGGCGATGGCCACGTCCACGCACTCGAAGCGGAAGAGCCGCCGGAGGTGGTCCGGGGTGCGGGCCACGATCCGATGCTGGGTCAGGGCGGAGTGGAGGAAAACCGCATGGGGCATGACCGTCGCCCCCAGGATCCCCGTCGCCAGGAGCACGCTCTCGGTCCCGCTGAACTGGGGCACGACGGCGTGAAAGGCAAGCTCCCCCCAGGCGGGACGCTCCAGAAGGGTCTCGATGACGTAGGCGACGGCAATGACCCCGACCAGGGCGCCGATGACCCCCTCCAGGGGCCGGAAGCCGCGCCGCTGAAGGGAGAGCATGGCGAATGTCGTGGCCGC is a genomic window of Candidatus Methylomirabilis sp. containing:
- a CDS encoding Nramp family divalent metal transporter; protein product: PAFVASVAYLDPGNFATNIQGGAKFGYLLLWVVVASNLMAMLVQALSAKLGIATGRNLAELCREEFPRPIVWGMWVLMEGVAMATDLAEFLGAALGFNLLLGLPLLPAGLLTAATTFAMLSLQRRGFRPLEGVIGALVGVIAVAYVIETLLERPAWGELAFHAVVPQFSGTESVLLATGILGATVMPHAVFLHSALTQHRIVARTPDHLRRLFRFECVDVAIALGVAGLVNGAMLVMAASTFFARGLTDVGTIEEAHRTLTPLLGAASSWVFAVSLLASGLSSSAVGTMAGQVIMQGFLHRRIPLWLRRLVTMLPALVVIAIGLEPTRTLVLSQVVLSFGLPFALLPLVWFTARRDLMGLLVNRRGTTVLAAAVTALVVTLNGLLLGQVLFGWGG